In the genome of Lathyrus oleraceus cultivar Zhongwan6 chromosome 4, CAAS_Psat_ZW6_1.0, whole genome shotgun sequence, the window ATATATTTCAACGTTAGCGCACACTCATTGGTTAATTAACAATATGATATATGATTGATTTATAGGACTAGTAACGGTGAGGATGATGAAGAAGCTCTCGTGGGTTGGCCTCCGGTTTATTATAGAAGGAAGAAACATCGTTATAATGAGGATCATGTGATGTCAAGGAACTACGTGAAGGTGAAGATGGAGGGTGAAGGAATAGCTCGAAAAGTTAATCTTAGCTCGCACCATTCATTTCACACTCTCAACCAAACTTTGATGAACATGTTTGGAAAATGTACgtatatatctatctatctatattATTGTTCATTGGTTGAGATACGTATGGAATTTATTCATGTAGTTGGAAATTATTAACAGGTGATGATGATCAAGAGTATGAACTGGTTTATCAAGACAATGAAGGTGACTGGCTTCTTGCTCAAGATGTTTCATGGAGGTAATTGTTAATCACTCGGTACAACTTTACAAATTGCTCAAGATGTTTTTAACTATATAGTAACTTGTGTGTTTGGTTGCAGAAGTTTCATTGAGTGTGCCCAACGCCTCAAATTGCTCAAGAGCAGAGGATAACTCAACCCAAACCTTCTGTCTTGTTTCTAACTATATATTAATTAATGGCCACTTTTTGTGTTAACAGTATGTATCTAAAGGAGTAGTTGGATATTTATATCCCAACTTCTGAGTTGTTATGTAAATATATAGTACTAATAGTATAGTTGGATCATTATTTTTTGTTTGTCGATCCTCGAAATCAAGAATTCAATTCATGATTAGTGATGTACGGAGAATTGGCATTTTTAGTGGTGAGAACTTAGAGCATCTTTAGTCGTGGGAACTTAGAACATTTTTAGTggaagatttttttttttttgccaCATTGCATTTAAAGAGTCTCTAAAAAATTTCAATTACTTTTGCTCTAATAATAAATAAACAACATATATTTGATTCcattaatttttattttaaaatttttgggtcacaaatataatattatatgtgttaatataattatttaattaacCAAAATTTCAgtaatttaattaatattaagTATGTGATTAAATACATAAATGTCATGAAACATAAGATTATTACGTAGATACCGTGAGTTATTATCAAATTTGATGAAGAGATAAATTAGAATATTGAAAACTACAAAATAATCTTAGGGTTATTTATCGGGGTTATGGTCCCCATTTGTATATAATGTGATAAATGTTCATCGgaaaaattatttttttcatCCCTATCAAAGGAGATTCAAGAAGTCATAAGAAAATTTTACAAATTGAAAAATCGGATATTTGTAAATCTTTAGTGATTCACAATGGCAAACTCAGATACGCTTCCACTTTTATTCTCTGGTTGAATTCTAATATGACTCATAGGAATTATTTTAGAGTTTTGTTTTTGATTTCTATATCAATAGAAATA includes:
- the LOC127073523 gene encoding auxin-responsive protein IAA28 isoform X7, producing the protein MELHLSLALFTSRAYDDSTKSHFPNKKRSFSEHAEETSTNTNGSDVMFPTLSLLPLTPGHSDHQHSSHSSTSTITKTSNGEDDEEALVGWPPVYYRRKKHRYNEDHVMSRNYVKVKMEGEGIARKVNLSSHHSFHTLNQTLMNMFGKCDDDQEYELVYQDNEGDWLLAQDVSWSFIECAQRLKLLKSRG
- the LOC127073523 gene encoding auxin-responsive protein IAA28 isoform X5 — protein: MELHLSLALFTSRAYDDSTKSHFPNKKRSFSEHAEETSTNTNGSDVMFPTLSLLPLTPGHSDHQHSSHSSTSTITKTSNGEDDEEALVGWPPVYYRRKKHRYNEDHVMSRNYVKVKMEGEGIARKVNLSSHHSFHTLNQTLMNMFGKCDDDQEYELVYQDNEGDWLLAQDVSWRSFIECAQRLKLLKSRG